In Calothrix sp. PCC 7507, one DNA window encodes the following:
- a CDS encoding iron uptake porin yields the protein MLKNLLSSFSLLLLTSPAVWAAPLDNFGTLQEQVTSVSQFSDVQPTDWAFQALQSLVERYGCIAGYPDSTYRGNRALSRYEFAAGVNACLDRINELIATSTSNLVNKEDLAVLQKLQTDFAAELATLRGRVDSLEARTATLEQQQFSTTTKLNAQIITAVSDTFGNKVGGTRDETNVFFATRGRLNLESSFTGKDAFRVRLEFGNFTNSNGSSQIAALTGTGMTRLNFDNDSNNTLLIPHIRYYFPVSDSLSFVVGPTGIGYNDITDNVTPATIADDGNGIPSLFGKNSLLFERGGGGAAANWKIDENLVLTLGYLANSPNNPTPKNGLFDGGYNALAHLVYYGKQGAIGVAYSHGYNPAGTVDITAGRGSALSNAPFGNSIATANSIVGVQGYYRFSPNFQINAWGGYIWATAKNSGLSDISNGTGGTDSLFVNNGDNANAWFGAIAMSFPDVGGKGNLPGILFGLPPRVSNSDVRAEGVNSYHIEAFYRWRLNDNISMTPGFWVILNPENNSNNDTQYVGVMRTTFDF from the coding sequence ATGCTGAAAAATCTCTTATCCAGTTTTTCGCTCTTATTGTTGACATCTCCCGCAGTCTGGGCAGCACCTTTAGATAATTTTGGTACTTTACAAGAACAAGTCACATCAGTTTCCCAGTTCTCTGATGTCCAACCAACCGATTGGGCATTCCAGGCATTGCAATCATTAGTTGAACGCTACGGTTGTATTGCAGGTTATCCCGACTCCACATATCGCGGCAACCGTGCCTTAAGCCGTTATGAGTTTGCCGCAGGTGTGAATGCTTGCTTGGATCGGATTAATGAGTTGATTGCCACCAGTACTAGCAATCTAGTAAATAAAGAAGACTTGGCAGTGCTGCAAAAGTTACAAACAGACTTTGCTGCAGAACTGGCAACTCTGCGCGGGCGGGTGGATAGCTTAGAGGCACGGACAGCAACACTAGAACAGCAGCAGTTTTCGACTACTACCAAGCTGAATGCTCAAATTATTACCGCCGTTAGCGACACCTTTGGTAATAAAGTAGGGGGTACAAGGGATGAAACCAACGTCTTCTTTGCAACTCGCGGGCGGCTCAATTTGGAGAGTAGTTTCACAGGCAAAGATGCATTCCGAGTCCGACTAGAATTTGGCAACTTTACTAACTCCAATGGCTCTAGCCAAATTGCCGCATTAACAGGCACAGGGATGACGCGCCTGAATTTCGATAATGACAGCAACAATACGCTTTTGATCCCCCATATTCGTTACTATTTCCCAGTTAGTGATTCTCTTTCTTTTGTCGTTGGCCCTACAGGTATTGGCTACAACGACATTACAGACAACGTGACTCCTGCCACGATCGCTGATGATGGTAACGGTATCCCCTCACTATTTGGTAAGAATAGTCTTCTGTTTGAGCGGGGTGGCGGCGGTGCTGCTGCTAACTGGAAGATTGACGAAAACTTAGTTTTAACTCTCGGCTATTTAGCTAACAGTCCCAATAATCCCACACCCAAAAATGGCTTATTTGATGGCGGTTACAATGCTCTTGCCCATTTAGTGTATTACGGCAAGCAAGGAGCAATTGGTGTCGCCTACTCTCATGGATATAATCCTGCTGGTACTGTTGATATTACCGCCGGCAGGGGTAGTGCTTTATCCAATGCTCCCTTTGGTAACAGCATTGCTACTGCCAACAGCATCGTTGGTGTACAGGGATACTATCGCTTTTCGCCAAATTTCCAGATCAACGCTTGGGGTGGGTATATTTGGGCAACTGCCAAGAACTCTGGTTTGAGTGATATTTCTAATGGCACGGGTGGTACTGATTCGCTGTTCGTGAACAATGGCGACAATGCTAATGCCTGGTTTGGGGCGATCGCTATGTCGTTTCCGGATGTTGGGGGTAAGGGCAACTTACCAGGAATTCTCTTTGGTTTGCCGCCACGTGTCTCTAACAGTGATGTCCGTGCAGAGGGGGTTAACTCCTACCACATTGAAGCTTTTTATCGCTGGCGACTTAATGACAATATATCGATGACTCCTGGTTTTTGGGTGATTCTTAACCCGGAAAACAATAGCAACAATGATACTCAGTATGTAGGAGTGATGCGTACAACTTTCGATTTTTGA
- a CDS encoding ABC transporter translates to MSQTLRPINNRPTEHPKSRQRINNLLQVAGILPILVIICILFSLLSPNFFTAGNAVNILRQASINIVLATGMTFVILTGGIDLSVGSILAVSAVVAVLVSLLPALGWIAVPAGLLTGLLLGLLNGALITFLDVPPFIVTLGSLTALRGAAFLVANGTTVINRNINFAWIGNSYVGPLPWLVIIALLTVAVSWFVLRQTVLGVQIYAVGGNERAARLTGIKVNRVLLFVYGFSGLMAGLGGIMSASRLYSATGMLGQGYELDAIAAVILGGTSFTGGIGTIGGTLLGALIIAVLNNGLTLLNMSYFWQLVVKGLVIIAAVMIDRLRRRSRR, encoded by the coding sequence ATGAGTCAAACCTTAAGACCAATCAACAATAGACCAACTGAGCATCCCAAGTCACGCCAGCGCATCAACAACTTACTTCAAGTTGCAGGTATCTTACCGATTCTGGTAATCATCTGTATCTTATTTTCCCTGCTTAGTCCCAATTTTTTCACAGCAGGTAACGCCGTCAATATATTACGTCAGGCATCAATTAATATTGTCTTGGCAACTGGGATGACATTTGTGATTCTCACTGGTGGTATTGACCTTTCAGTGGGGTCAATCTTGGCTGTTTCTGCCGTAGTTGCGGTGTTAGTATCCTTACTTCCGGCTTTAGGTTGGATTGCCGTACCTGCTGGTTTGCTGACAGGGCTGCTTTTGGGTTTACTCAACGGTGCGTTGATTACCTTTTTGGATGTACCGCCGTTTATCGTCACCTTGGGTTCACTAACTGCCTTACGAGGTGCTGCCTTTTTAGTTGCCAATGGGACAACAGTCATTAACCGGAATATCAACTTTGCTTGGATAGGTAATAGCTACGTCGGCCCCCTTCCCTGGCTGGTAATCATTGCCTTGCTGACTGTAGCTGTGAGTTGGTTTGTGTTGCGACAGACTGTTTTGGGTGTACAAATCTACGCTGTTGGGGGTAATGAACGAGCAGCACGATTAACAGGTATTAAAGTCAATCGCGTGTTGCTGTTTGTTTATGGCTTCAGTGGATTAATGGCCGGTTTGGGAGGAATTATGAGTGCCAGTCGCCTGTATAGTGCCACAGGCATGTTAGGACAGGGTTATGAATTAGATGCGATCGCTGCCGTTATTCTTGGTGGAACCAGTTTCACAGGCGGTATCGGTACAATTGGCGGCACTCTCCTAGGTGCATTAATCATTGCTGTGCTTAACAACGGTTTGACCCTGTTAAATATGTCTTACTTCTGGCAACTAGTCGTCAAAGGACTAGTAATTATTGCTGCAGTCATGATTGACAGACTCCGCAGACGTTCTAGACGGTAA
- a CDS encoding sugar ABC transporter ATP-binding protein: MTTNIETNFSPTATVTPVLEMQGIAKRFHGVAALQGVNLTIYPGEVHALMGENGAGKSTLMKILAGAYVADDGEIRINGQPVKITDPGTARQAGINLIYQELNVAPNLTVAENIFMGSELQRGQFLDRKTMELETQEVLDSLGANFTPKTVVGTLAIAEQQQVEIARALKDNSRILVMDEPTAALSDRETERLFEVIRKLRHDGIAIIYISHRMEEIYALADRISVLRDGQYIGSLTRDEISPQRLVQMMVGRSMQDFYEHQRQKNPGAVVLEVRNMSDGRKVKPASFQLRAGEILGLAGLVGAGRTEVSRLIFGADRKVSGEVFLNGKKLEINSPSDAIAAGIGYVPEDRKDQGLFLEMSSRKNIGLNRLKQDANLGIVNWGSVNKIATDAVENFHIRLANLEIRAVDLSGGNQQKLLLARWLAINPRVLMLDEPTRGVDIGAKSEIYRIISDLAAQGVAILMVSSELAEIVGMSDRVLVMREGELVGELNDSPGKEITQEKIMHYATGASEVLAS; encoded by the coding sequence ATGACAACAAATATTGAAACAAATTTTTCTCCGACGGCAACCGTCACCCCTGTATTAGAAATGCAAGGGATTGCGAAACGATTTCATGGTGTCGCGGCTTTGCAAGGTGTCAATCTCACCATTTATCCAGGAGAGGTTCATGCCCTCATGGGTGAAAATGGGGCAGGTAAAAGCACATTGATGAAGATTCTGGCTGGGGCTTATGTTGCCGATGACGGTGAGATTCGCATCAATGGTCAACCAGTGAAAATTACCGATCCGGGTACAGCACGGCAAGCGGGTATTAATCTGATTTATCAAGAACTGAATGTTGCACCCAATTTAACCGTTGCCGAAAACATTTTTATGGGTAGCGAGTTGCAACGGGGTCAATTTTTAGACCGTAAAACGATGGAACTCGAAACCCAAGAAGTGTTAGACAGCTTGGGGGCTAACTTCACACCAAAAACAGTAGTTGGCACTTTAGCGATCGCTGAACAGCAACAAGTAGAAATTGCACGGGCGTTGAAGGACAATAGCCGCATTTTGGTGATGGATGAGCCAACAGCCGCACTATCTGACCGCGAGACTGAGCGTTTATTTGAGGTGATTCGCAAACTCCGCCATGATGGCATTGCCATTATCTACATCAGTCATCGCATGGAAGAAATCTATGCCTTAGCTGACCGGATTAGCGTGCTGCGGGATGGTCAATACATCGGCAGTCTTACCCGTGACGAAATTTCTCCCCAGCGATTGGTACAGATGATGGTCGGTCGCTCCATGCAGGACTTTTACGAACATCAACGGCAGAAAAATCCTGGTGCAGTGGTGCTAGAAGTCAGAAATATGAGTGATGGACGTAAAGTTAAACCCGCCAGTTTTCAACTGCGTGCGGGAGAAATTCTCGGACTAGCAGGGTTAGTTGGTGCAGGACGTACAGAGGTATCGCGACTGATTTTTGGTGCTGATCGCAAAGTCAGCGGTGAAGTCTTCCTGAATGGCAAAAAACTAGAGATTAATTCGCCTAGTGATGCGATCGCTGCGGGTATTGGCTACGTCCCAGAAGACCGCAAAGACCAGGGTTTATTTCTAGAAATGAGTTCCCGGAAAAATATTGGACTCAATAGACTCAAACAGGATGCCAACCTGGGCATCGTTAACTGGGGTTCAGTAAATAAAATTGCCACGGACGCAGTAGAAAACTTCCATATCCGGCTAGCCAATTTGGAAATTAGAGCCGTGGATCTTTCTGGAGGTAATCAGCAAAAACTCCTGCTGGCGCGTTGGTTAGCCATTAATCCCAGAGTATTAATGCTCGATGAGCCAACACGGGGCGTAGATATCGGTGCTAAAAGCGAAATTTACCGCATTATCAGCGACTTAGCCGCCCAAGGGGTAGCAATTCTCATGGTTTCCAGCGAACTAGCAGAGATTGTGGGTATGAGCGATCGCGTTTTAGTCATGCGAGAAGGGGAGTTAGTCGGCGAACTAAACGACAGTCCTGGCAAAGAAATTACCCAAGAAAAAATTATGCACTATGCAACAGGAGCATCGGAGGTATTAGCATCATGA
- a CDS encoding ABC transporter substrate-binding protein translates to MNVKKIAIAATLLSIVSGTVVGCTNVPNNGNTATNTDPKNVKLRSVGVTLGDLSNPFFVVMAQGAEKEAKKIGGDGVRATVVSSGYDLNQQFNQIENFVAANTDMIILNAADSKGIRPAVDQARQAGKIVIAVDTPVEADVDATVTTNNVQAGEISCQYIADRLKGKGNVVIVNGPPVTSVIQRVDGCLKVLAKYPNIKLLSKDQNAEGSRDGGLRVMSDLLVTFPKIDAVFAINDPSGVGVDLAANQAKRQDFFIVGVDGAPEAIQAIASKDSLYAATATQNPRGMTQKAVQVGNDILHGKKPESPNILIPAKLVTKENVSTSTGW, encoded by the coding sequence ATGAATGTGAAAAAAATTGCAATCGCAGCAACTTTATTAAGTATTGTCAGTGGTACTGTTGTCGGCTGCACAAACGTTCCTAACAATGGCAACACAGCCACCAACACTGATCCCAAAAATGTCAAATTACGCTCTGTGGGAGTCACCCTCGGCGATTTAAGTAACCCTTTTTTCGTTGTCATGGCGCAGGGAGCGGAGAAAGAGGCAAAGAAAATTGGTGGTGATGGTGTCAGAGCAACTGTAGTTTCTAGTGGCTATGACCTGAACCAGCAATTTAACCAAATTGAAAATTTTGTTGCTGCTAATACTGACATGATTATCCTCAATGCTGCTGACAGCAAAGGAATCAGACCAGCCGTTGACCAAGCAAGACAAGCAGGCAAGATTGTGATTGCAGTAGATACGCCTGTAGAAGCAGACGTAGATGCTACTGTCACCACCAATAATGTGCAAGCCGGAGAAATTAGTTGCCAATACATTGCCGATCGCCTGAAAGGTAAAGGCAATGTAGTAATTGTCAACGGGCCGCCAGTAACTTCAGTAATTCAGCGAGTGGATGGCTGCTTAAAGGTGTTAGCCAAATATCCCAATATCAAACTACTTTCTAAAGACCAGAACGCAGAAGGGAGTAGGGATGGCGGACTGAGGGTAATGAGTGATTTGCTGGTGACATTTCCCAAAATTGATGCTGTCTTTGCCATCAACGATCCTAGTGGTGTGGGAGTTGATTTAGCCGCCAACCAAGCCAAACGTCAAGACTTTTTCATTGTGGGAGTTGACGGTGCCCCAGAAGCAATCCAAGCGATCGCCTCTAAAGACAGCCTATATGCTGCCACAGCCACTCAAAACCCCAGAGGCATGACCCAAAAAGCAGTTCAGGTGGGTAACGACATCTTGCATGGCAAAAAACCCGAATCACCCAACATTTTGATTCCCGCCAAATTGGTTACTAAAGAAAACGTCAGCACATCGACAGGGTGGTAG
- a CDS encoding LacI family DNA-binding transcriptional regulator: protein MLSLFTLPTALLQMSKRKISIEDIARKAGVSHSTVSRALRDSPLISAKVREEIKKLAQEMNYVPNAIAQSLLASRTYTVGVVVTSIADPFFGELVEGIEQVAKQAGLNVLLSASHGDVDQEIAAIENFHYRRVDGILVADSRVSQRYTPQLQLFTVPTVLINIATEAQSKTFHSVAMDDRLGGSIVVEHLIELGHTCIGYLGVGDGSKADQQRLEGYQMALKKAGLPQNNDWIAIFNQDHETINDIDIGKKMLPELAASGVTGIFCYNDMVAVGALLACKELGISVPQDLSLVGFDNIGLSSYVTPPLTTVSQRMVEMGNAAMNMLLELLEGKVVENLLLSPFLVKRDSTTTASRLKSSVISRK, encoded by the coding sequence ATGTTAAGTTTATTTACGTTACCTACAGCATTGCTGCAAATGAGTAAACGAAAAATTTCCATTGAAGATATCGCTCGCAAAGCAGGCGTTTCTCATTCCACAGTTTCACGCGCTTTACGAGATAGTCCCCTAATTAGCGCTAAAGTGCGGGAGGAAATTAAAAAACTAGCGCAGGAGATGAACTATGTACCGAATGCGATCGCTCAAAGTTTACTTGCATCACGCACTTATACCGTTGGGGTAGTTGTCACTTCCATCGCCGATCCCTTTTTTGGTGAGCTAGTGGAGGGAATTGAACAGGTTGCAAAACAAGCGGGCTTAAATGTGTTGTTAAGTGCTTCACATGGAGATGTTGACCAAGAAATAGCCGCTATTGAGAACTTTCACTATCGGAGAGTGGACGGGATTTTGGTAGCTGACTCACGGGTTAGTCAACGATATACGCCACAGTTACAGCTATTTACTGTACCAACAGTTCTGATTAACATTGCCACTGAAGCTCAAAGCAAAACATTCCACTCAGTAGCTATGGATGATCGCTTAGGTGGCTCTATAGTCGTAGAACATCTAATAGAACTGGGGCACACTTGTATTGGGTATTTAGGCGTGGGCGATGGTAGCAAAGCAGACCAACAGCGCCTAGAAGGATATCAAATGGCTCTAAAAAAAGCAGGTTTACCACAAAATAATGATTGGATAGCAATTTTTAATCAAGACCATGAAACAATCAACGATATTGATATCGGCAAAAAAATGCTACCGGAACTAGCCGCATCTGGAGTAACTGGCATCTTTTGCTACAACGATATGGTAGCAGTTGGCGCTCTCTTAGCCTGTAAAGAACTAGGTATTTCAGTACCACAAGATTTAAGCCTCGTGGGATTTGACAATATTGGTCTGAGTAGTTACGTTACCCCACCACTCACAACTGTCAGCCAACGCATGGTAGAAATGGGTAATGCTGCTATGAATATGTTACTAGAATTACTGGAAGGGAAAGTTGTAGAAAATCTTCTTTTATCTCCTTTTTTAGTAAAAAGAGATAGCACTACAACTGCTAGTAGATTGAAAAGTTCTGTAATCTCACGGAAGTAG
- a CDS encoding ABC transporter permease subunit, whose protein sequence is MMVNLIDKIGDWNPQLLREIKGRLKFLHVAIAVATSLLLQVVVFLFQLRDYPGDKYSLTGSYCRLSQGYIDQQNQLYKQQDFLYQQLNNVKKIKPLDSTLAANLNSQIIQVREKTNALQQYVGNNFCPSNEINMQLWWRDHYEYIFLSFSVIFIFTLLLAGTYLLINDLAKEENRGTLNFIRLSPQSEASVLTGKLLGVPIIIYLFTLTALPLHLWSGRSAKIALSYIFSYYLVLVASCVFFYSAALLFGLLIRSSSGLQPWLGSSIALLFLVITMFMASTSSMELNNPILSLRLFSPWDITNYLFPNLFHVYQGPPLRGLQFFYLPVGKNLVSIIGLHLVNYALSSYWIWQALKRRFRNSDSTIFSKAQSYLLVASSQVMILGFAIPNINNNDDYRNMYNLGIINFLLILGLIAMLSPHRQSIQDWARYRHDNPNHRRSSWHQSLWQDLMWDEKSPAIVAIAINIVIATTPLIVRILLDSMSHVEHIKALLAIALFISIMMIYATTAQLILLMKTRKRYLWAIGTVSAAILLPPMILQFLSVNPAEESTLWIFSTFPWAAIKYADQTIIFMALIVEFSAIALLNFQLTRQVRLAGESSTKALLAGR, encoded by the coding sequence ATGATGGTCAATCTAATAGATAAAATCGGCGATTGGAATCCGCAATTATTGCGTGAGATTAAAGGACGTTTAAAATTTTTGCATGTGGCGATCGCAGTTGCTACATCTCTACTGCTGCAAGTAGTAGTTTTTCTGTTTCAATTACGGGATTATCCTGGTGATAAATACTCATTAACTGGCTCTTACTGTCGCCTGAGTCAAGGTTATATCGATCAACAAAACCAACTCTATAAACAACAAGATTTTCTCTACCAGCAGTTAAATAATGTCAAGAAAATCAAACCTTTAGACTCGACACTTGCTGCTAATTTGAATTCTCAGATTATCCAAGTTAGAGAAAAAACTAATGCTTTACAACAATATGTAGGAAATAATTTTTGCCCTAGCAACGAAATTAATATGCAATTATGGTGGCGAGACCACTATGAATATATATTTTTGTCGTTTAGTGTGATTTTTATATTCACACTATTACTTGCTGGCACTTATTTGCTAATTAATGATTTAGCAAAAGAAGAAAATCGCGGCACCCTAAATTTTATTCGTCTCAGTCCCCAGTCAGAAGCCAGTGTTTTAACTGGAAAACTGCTAGGAGTGCCAATTATAATTTATCTCTTCACACTCACAGCGCTCCCTTTACATTTATGGTCTGGGCGTTCCGCTAAGATTGCTTTAAGCTACATTTTTAGTTATTACCTTGTGCTAGTTGCTAGTTGCGTTTTCTTTTATAGTGCAGCACTGCTTTTTGGTTTGCTTATTCGTTCGTCTAGTGGTCTTCAACCTTGGTTGGGAAGTAGTATAGCGCTACTTTTTCTAGTCATAACAATGTTTATGGCATCAACCTCTAGCATGGAATTAAATAATCCCATCTTATCATTAAGATTATTTAGTCCCTGGGACATAACCAATTATCTATTTCCTAACCTGTTTCATGTTTACCAAGGTCCGCCACTAAGAGGATTGCAATTCTTTTATTTACCAGTGGGAAAAAATCTTGTCAGTATTATTGGCTTACATTTAGTGAACTATGCCTTATCTAGTTACTGGATTTGGCAAGCACTTAAACGCCGTTTTCGCAATTCTGACTCTACTATTTTCAGCAAAGCACAAAGTTATTTATTAGTAGCTTCAAGTCAAGTGATGATTTTAGGGTTTGCTATCCCGAACATTAACAATAATGATGATTATAGAAATATGTACAATTTAGGAATCATCAATTTTTTGCTAATACTTGGTTTAATAGCTATGCTCTCACCTCATCGCCAAAGTATACAAGATTGGGCGAGATATCGACATGATAATCCTAATCATCGTCGCAGTTCTTGGCATCAGTCTTTGTGGCAAGATTTGATGTGGGATGAAAAGAGTCCTGCAATAGTAGCGATCGCTATTAATATTGTAATTGCCACAACCCCATTAATAGTTCGGATTTTACTAGATAGTATGAGTCATGTTGAGCATATCAAGGCACTATTAGCAATAGCTTTATTCATCAGCATTATGATGATTTATGCTACCACAGCACAGTTGATACTGCTAATGAAAACTCGCAAACGTTATTTATGGGCAATTGGTACTGTATCTGCAGCAATATTGCTCCCACCGATGATTTTGCAATTTCTCAGTGTCAATCCTGCTGAAGAGTCTACATTGTGGATATTTTCAACATTTCCCTGGGCAGCAATTAAGTACGCTGATCAAACAATAATTTTTATGGCACTAATCGTTGAATTTAGTGCCATAGCATTGTTAAACTTCCAGTTAACAAGACAGGTAAGATTGGCTGGTGAGTCTAGCACAAAAGCACTATTAGCAGGACGTTAA
- a CDS encoding ABC transporter ATP-binding protein, with protein MVKELAISTRGLTKQFDRHVAVNDVDLEIAAGEVYGLIGPNGAGKTTLIRMLAAAEEPTTGEIYINGDRLRRDKSNPTLKRRLGYLPDDYPLYEDLTVWDYLDYFARLYRLREPRRTQRLHEVLELIQLGNKRNSMISTLSRGMKQRLSLARTIIHEPILLLLDEPVSGLDPIARMQFREIIKALQEAGMTILISSHVLSDLAELCTSVGIMELGFLVESTSLKQLYQRLSRQQIVLSTLGNIEAVVGKLRNHPLVEGWEGISGTNSLRINFSGNQEDCAELLRSLVADGIPLTDFHCTQEDLETIFLKLGHKQAS; from the coding sequence ATGGTAAAAGAATTAGCAATTAGCACCCGTGGATTGACTAAGCAATTTGACCGACATGTCGCCGTTAACGATGTTGACTTAGAAATCGCAGCGGGAGAAGTATACGGACTGATTGGGCCGAATGGCGCAGGTAAAACAACTCTCATCCGCATGTTGGCAGCAGCTGAAGAACCAACTACGGGTGAGATTTATATTAATGGCGATCGCCTACGTCGTGACAAGAGTAACCCCACCCTCAAGCGTCGTCTTGGCTATCTACCAGATGACTATCCCCTGTATGAAGATTTAACAGTCTGGGACTATTTAGATTATTTTGCCCGTTTGTATCGCTTGCGAGAACCGCGCCGCACCCAACGCCTACATGAGGTGTTAGAACTCATACAACTCGGAAACAAGCGCAACAGCATGATTTCTACCCTCTCGCGGGGGATGAAGCAACGCTTGAGTTTAGCAAGAACCATTATTCACGAACCAATTTTATTGCTGCTGGATGAACCAGTTTCCGGATTAGATCCCATCGCCAGGATGCAGTTTCGAGAAATCATCAAAGCTTTGCAAGAAGCGGGGATGACGATATTAATTTCTTCCCACGTCCTCAGTGACTTAGCAGAACTTTGTACTTCTGTGGGAATTATGGAGTTAGGTTTCCTGGTAGAAAGTACTTCACTAAAACAACTGTATCAACGACTTTCTCGCCAGCAAATTGTGTTATCAACTTTGGGCAATATAGAAGCAGTTGTAGGTAAATTGAGAAATCATCCTTTGGTGGAAGGATGGGAGGGAATTTCCGGGACAAATAGTTTACGGATAAATTTTTCGGGTAATCAGGAAGACTGCGCTGAGTTATTGCGATCGCTTGTTGCCGATGGCATTCCCCTCACTGATTTTCATTGCACCCAAGAAGATTTAGAAACAATTTTCTTGAAGTTGGGTCATAAACAAGCATCTTGA
- the petE gene encoding plastocyanin yields the protein MKLIVDSWRRIGLAVLTALLVVSSFAVFTPSAAAETYQVKLGSDKGLLAFQPKTLTIKPGDTIQWVNNKVPPHNVVFDSTKNPAQSKELAKSLSHTKLLLNPGQKLETTFPVDAPPGEYTFYCQPHRGAGMVGKIVVES from the coding sequence ATGAAATTAATTGTGGACAGCTGGCGACGTATTGGTTTAGCTGTGTTGACAGCCCTTTTAGTTGTTAGTAGCTTCGCTGTTTTCACTCCCAGTGCTGCTGCTGAAACCTACCAGGTGAAACTGGGTAGTGATAAAGGACTACTAGCGTTTCAACCCAAAACTTTAACGATTAAACCAGGCGACACAATTCAATGGGTGAACAACAAAGTTCCTCCCCATAATGTTGTGTTTGACTCTACCAAAAATCCTGCTCAGAGCAAAGAACTAGCAAAATCTCTCTCACACACGAAATTGTTGCTCAATCCTGGGCAAAAACTAGAAACTACCTTCCCTGTCGATGCACCTCCTGGTGAATATACTTTCTACTGCCAACCTCATCGTGGCGCGGGAATGGTAGGTAAAATTGTTGTTGAAAGCTAG
- the psbV gene encoding photosystem II cytochrome c-550: MFRRLIGVVVATVLLTFQFIVGSASAVELDAATRTVPLNDNGETIVLSLKQVKEGKSLFNNACAQCHAGGVTKTNQNVGLTPEDLALATPNRNNIEGLVDYLKNPTTYDGEVEISEVHPSIKSADIFTKMRNLTDDDLKAIAGHILLQPKVVGTKWGGGKIYY; this comes from the coding sequence ATGTTTAGAAGACTAATTGGCGTTGTTGTAGCTACTGTTTTACTGACTTTTCAGTTTATTGTCGGTAGCGCGAGCGCGGTAGAATTGGATGCAGCGACCCGGACAGTGCCATTAAATGATAACGGCGAGACTATTGTACTCAGCCTAAAACAAGTCAAAGAAGGCAAAAGCTTATTTAATAACGCTTGTGCCCAATGTCATGCTGGGGGCGTTACTAAGACCAACCAGAATGTAGGACTCACACCAGAAGATTTGGCACTGGCAACACCAAACCGTAACAATATTGAAGGCTTGGTAGACTATCTGAAAAATCCGACTACCTATGACGGGGAAGTAGAGATTTCCGAAGTGCATCCCAGCATCAAGAGTGCAGATATTTTCACAAAAATGAGAAATCTCACAGATGATGACTTGAAGGCGATCGCTGGTCATATTCTCCTACAACCCAAAGTCGTGGGAACTAAGTGGGGAGGTGGCAAAATTTATTACTAA
- a CDS encoding carbohydrate ABC transporter permease: protein MTHISRFSWLKVLLYILLTLYAVITLIPFLWALSASFKPLSEIVSGEPNLIPQNFTLDNYKQIFSQEPLFWRWLFNSVVIAISVTLLNLLFNSMAGYALARLQFRGKGFWFFLILTVLAVPAQITLIPTFLILKAIGWLNSYQGMIVPGMVNATFIFMMRQFFVNFPKELEEAAQLDGLNTFGIFRHIVLPLAKPALAAQAVFVFMGSWNNFLLPVVILFEPEMFTLPLGLNTFKGQYISYWNYIMAASMVFTLPALGIYAFFNRYFIQGVTFTGGKG from the coding sequence TTGACTCACATCTCTCGCTTTTCTTGGCTCAAAGTCCTGTTATATATCTTGCTCACACTCTATGCCGTCATCACCCTGATTCCCTTCCTGTGGGCACTTTCGGCATCATTTAAGCCCCTCTCAGAAATTGTCAGCGGCGAACCAAATCTCATACCACAAAATTTTACTCTTGACAACTACAAGCAAATTTTCTCACAAGAGCCTTTGTTTTGGCGTTGGCTATTTAACAGTGTAGTAATTGCTATCAGCGTTACTTTACTCAACTTACTGTTCAATTCAATGGCAGGTTATGCCCTAGCCAGACTACAGTTTCGCGGCAAAGGCTTCTGGTTCTTCCTGATTCTGACTGTGTTAGCAGTCCCTGCACAAATTACCCTGATTCCCACATTTTTGATATTAAAGGCGATCGGTTGGCTGAATTCCTATCAAGGAATGATTGTACCTGGTATGGTCAATGCCACTTTCATTTTTATGATGCGGCAATTTTTCGTTAATTTCCCCAAGGAACTAGAAGAAGCCGCCCAACTTGATGGCTTAAATACTTTCGGGATTTTCCGACATATAGTTTTACCTCTAGCCAAACCAGCACTTGCAGCACAGGCGGTTTTTGTATTTATGGGTAGTTGGAATAATTTCTTGCTACCTGTAGTCATCCTATTTGAACCAGAAATGTTTACTTTACCTTTAGGGCTAAACACCTTCAAAGGGCAATACATCAGCTACTGGAACTACATTATGGCCGCTTCTATGGTGTTCACTCTACCCGCTTTAGGTATTTACGCTTTTTTCAACCGCTACTTTATTCAAGGTGTGACGTTCACAGGTGGTAAGGGGTAG